A genome region from Drosophila simulans strain w501 chromosome 2R, Prin_Dsim_3.1, whole genome shotgun sequence includes the following:
- the LOC6733941 gene encoding MAGUK p55 subfamily member 7 isoform X4 — protein MLEAVMASDINWDPALSKLISTLKESENLSNDQEIDFLKALLESKELNALVNVHTKVAKVGRDDRLAPVLSTSAQVLYEVLEQLSQHCHLNDDCKEAFHLLQDSHLQHLLFAHDAIAQKDFYPHLPEAPVEMDEDEETIKIVQLVKSNEPLGATIKTDEESGKIIIARIMHGGAADRSGLIHVGDEVIEVNNINVEGKTPGDVLTILQNSEGTITFKLVPADNKGAQRESKVRVRAHFDYNPDVDPYIPCKEAGLAFQRGDVLHIVAQDDAYWWQARKEHERSARAGLIPSRALQERRILHDRTQKNGTDLDSKQNDDFDREQIATYEEVAKLYPRPGVFRPIVLIGAPGVGRNELRRRLIARDPEKFRSPVPYTTRPMRTGEVAGREYIFVAREKMDADIEAGKFVEHGEYKGHLYGTSAESVKSIVNAGCVCVLSPHYQAIKTLRTAQLKPFLIHVKPPELEILKATRTEARAKSTFDEANARSFTDEEFEDMIKSAERIDFLYGHFFDVELVNGELVNAFEQLVQNVQRLENEPVWAPSMWVQ, from the exons ATGCTAGAAGCAGTTATGGCATCGGACATCAACTGGGATCCTG CTCTTTCCAAGCTGATCAGCACGCTCAAGGAGTCGGAGAATCTGTCCAATGACCAGGAAATCGACTTCCTGAAGGCCCTGCTTGAATCCAAGGAACTGAACGCCCTGGTCAATGTTCACACAAAGGTGGCCAAGGTGGGTCGGGATGATCGCCTGGCCCCCGTGCTCTCCACCTCTGCCCAGGTGTTGTACGAGGTCCTGGAGCAACTGTCCCAGCACTGTCATCTGAACGATGACTGCAAGGAGGCCTTTCACTTGCTGCAGGACTCCCACCTGCAG CACCTTCTGTTTGCCCACGATGCGATTGCCCAGAAGGACTTCTACCCGCACCTGCCGGAGGCGCCTGTCGAAatggacgaggacgaggagacCATCAAGATTGTGCAGCTCGTCAAGAGCAACGAGCCCCTG GGCGCCACCATTAAAACGGACGAGGAGTCGGGCAAGATAATCATCGCCAGAATCATGCACGGCGGCGCTGCAGATCGCTCCGGGTTGATTCACGTCGGCGACGAGGTCATCGAGGTCAACAACATCAACGTGGAGGGCAAGACGCCGGGCGATGTGCTCACCATACTG CAAAATTCGGAGGGCACCATTACCTTTAAGCTGGTTCCCGCGGACAACAAGGGCGCCCAGCGCGAGTCCAAGGTGCGGGTGAGGGCCCACTTTGACTACAATCCAGATGTGGATCCGTACATCCCGTGCAAGGAGGCGGGTCTGGCCTTCCAGCGCGGCGATGTGTTGCATATTGTGGCCCAGGACGATGCCTACTGGTGGCAGGCGCGCAAGGAGCACGAGCGCTCGGCGAGAGCCGGTTTGATACCCAGCCGGGCGCTGCAGGAGCGCCGCATCCTCCACGACCGTACACAGAAGAACGGCACCGATCTGGACTCGAAGC AGAACGACGACTTCGACCGCGAGCAGATCGCCACGTACGAGGAGGTGGCCAAGTTGTATCCACGGCCCGGAGTCTTCAGGCCCATAGTGCTCATCGGAGCACCCGGCGTGGGGCGGAATGAACTGCGCCGTCGGCTAATAGCCCGGGATCCCGAGAAGTTCCGCAGTCCGGTGCCGT ACACCACCCGACCAATGCGCACAGGTGAAGTGGCCGGACGAGAGTACATCTTTGTGGCCCGCGAGAAAATGGACGCGGACATCGAGGCGGGAAAATTCGTGGAGCATGGCGAGTACAAGGGCCATTTGTACGGAACATCGGCGGAGAGTGTCAAGTCGATTGTGAATGCCGGATGCGTATGTGTGCTGAGTCCGCACTACCAGGCGATCAAGACTCTGCGCACAGCTCAGCTGAAGCCCTTCCTCATCCATGTGAAGCCCCCAGAGTTGGAGATCCTGAAGGCCACGCGAACGGAGGCGCGTGCAAAATCCACATTCGACGAGGCGAATGCCAGGAGTTTTACAGACGAAGAGTTCGAGGACATGATCAAGTCTGCCGAACGCATCGATTTCCTGTACGGACACTTCTTCGACGTAGAGCTGGTCAACGGCGAACTGGTCAACGCTTTCGAGCAGCTGGTCCAGAATGTGCAGCGCCTGGAGAACGAGCCAGTATGGGCACCATCCATGTGGGTGCAGTAG
- the LOC6733941 gene encoding MAGUK p55 subfamily member 7 isoform X3, producing the protein MLEAVMASDINWDPALSKLISTLKESENLSNDQEIDFLKALLESKELNALVNVHTKVAKVGRDDRLAPVLSTSAQVLYEVLEQLSQHCHLNDDCKEAFHLLQDSHLQHLLFAHDAIAQKDFYPHLPEAPVEMDEDEETIKIVQLVKSNEPLTGAQSAEPIVGATIKTDEESGKIIIARIMHGGAADRSGLIHVGDEVIEVNNINVEGKTPGDVLTILQNSEGTITFKLVPADNKGAQRESKVRVRAHFDYNPDVDPYIPCKEAGLAFQRGDVLHIVAQDDAYWWQARKEHERSARAGLIPSRALQERRILHDRTQKNGTDLDSKQNDDFDREQIATYEEVAKLYPRPGVFRPIVLIGAPGVGRNELRRRLIARDPEKFRSPVPYTTRPMRTGEVAGREYIFVAREKMDADIEAGKFVEHGEYKGHLYGTSAESVKSIVNAGCVCVLSPHYQAIKTLRTAQLKPFLIHVKPPELEILKATRTEARAKSTFDEANARSFTDEEFEDMIKSAERIDFLYGHFFDVELVNGELVNAFEQLVQNVQRLENEPVWAPSMWVQ; encoded by the exons ATGCTAGAAGCAGTTATGGCATCGGACATCAACTGGGATCCTG CTCTTTCCAAGCTGATCAGCACGCTCAAGGAGTCGGAGAATCTGTCCAATGACCAGGAAATCGACTTCCTGAAGGCCCTGCTTGAATCCAAGGAACTGAACGCCCTGGTCAATGTTCACACAAAGGTGGCCAAGGTGGGTCGGGATGATCGCCTGGCCCCCGTGCTCTCCACCTCTGCCCAGGTGTTGTACGAGGTCCTGGAGCAACTGTCCCAGCACTGTCATCTGAACGATGACTGCAAGGAGGCCTTTCACTTGCTGCAGGACTCCCACCTGCAG CACCTTCTGTTTGCCCACGATGCGATTGCCCAGAAGGACTTCTACCCGCACCTGCCGGAGGCGCCTGTCGAAatggacgaggacgaggagacCATCAAGATTGTGCAGCTCGTCAAGAGCAACGAGCCCCTG ACAGGAGCACAGAGTGCGGAGCCAATTGTT GGCGCCACCATTAAAACGGACGAGGAGTCGGGCAAGATAATCATCGCCAGAATCATGCACGGCGGCGCTGCAGATCGCTCCGGGTTGATTCACGTCGGCGACGAGGTCATCGAGGTCAACAACATCAACGTGGAGGGCAAGACGCCGGGCGATGTGCTCACCATACTG CAAAATTCGGAGGGCACCATTACCTTTAAGCTGGTTCCCGCGGACAACAAGGGCGCCCAGCGCGAGTCCAAGGTGCGGGTGAGGGCCCACTTTGACTACAATCCAGATGTGGATCCGTACATCCCGTGCAAGGAGGCGGGTCTGGCCTTCCAGCGCGGCGATGTGTTGCATATTGTGGCCCAGGACGATGCCTACTGGTGGCAGGCGCGCAAGGAGCACGAGCGCTCGGCGAGAGCCGGTTTGATACCCAGCCGGGCGCTGCAGGAGCGCCGCATCCTCCACGACCGTACACAGAAGAACGGCACCGATCTGGACTCGAAGC AGAACGACGACTTCGACCGCGAGCAGATCGCCACGTACGAGGAGGTGGCCAAGTTGTATCCACGGCCCGGAGTCTTCAGGCCCATAGTGCTCATCGGAGCACCCGGCGTGGGGCGGAATGAACTGCGCCGTCGGCTAATAGCCCGGGATCCCGAGAAGTTCCGCAGTCCGGTGCCGT ACACCACCCGACCAATGCGCACAGGTGAAGTGGCCGGACGAGAGTACATCTTTGTGGCCCGCGAGAAAATGGACGCGGACATCGAGGCGGGAAAATTCGTGGAGCATGGCGAGTACAAGGGCCATTTGTACGGAACATCGGCGGAGAGTGTCAAGTCGATTGTGAATGCCGGATGCGTATGTGTGCTGAGTCCGCACTACCAGGCGATCAAGACTCTGCGCACAGCTCAGCTGAAGCCCTTCCTCATCCATGTGAAGCCCCCAGAGTTGGAGATCCTGAAGGCCACGCGAACGGAGGCGCGTGCAAAATCCACATTCGACGAGGCGAATGCCAGGAGTTTTACAGACGAAGAGTTCGAGGACATGATCAAGTCTGCCGAACGCATCGATTTCCTGTACGGACACTTCTTCGACGTAGAGCTGGTCAACGGCGAACTGGTCAACGCTTTCGAGCAGCTGGTCCAGAATGTGCAGCGCCTGGAGAACGAGCCAGTATGGGCACCATCCATGTGGGTGCAGTAG
- the LOC6733941 gene encoding MAGUK p55 subfamily member 7 isoform X1, with protein sequence MLEAVMASDINWDPALSKLISTLKESENLSNDQEIDFLKALLESKELNALVNVHTKVAKVGRDDRLAPVLSTSAQVLYEVLEQLSQHCHLNDDCKEAFHLLQDSHLQHLLFAHDAIAQKDFYPHLPEAPVEMDEDEETIKIVQLVKSNEPLTGAQSAEPIVGATIKTDEESGKIIIARIMHGGAADRSGLIHVGDEVIEVNNINVEGKTPGDVLTILQNSEGTITFKLVPADNKGAQRESKVRVRAHFDYNPDVDPYIPCKEAGLAFQRGDVLHIVAQDDAYWWQARKEHERSARAGLIPSRALQERRILHDRTQKNGTDLDSKPGSCASLCTTPPGSPRLPASSSTSSCRQPKTKKIMYDLTENDDFDREQIATYEEVAKLYPRPGVFRPIVLIGAPGVGRNELRRRLIARDPEKFRSPVPYTTRPMRTGEVAGREYIFVAREKMDADIEAGKFVEHGEYKGHLYGTSAESVKSIVNAGCVCVLSPHYQAIKTLRTAQLKPFLIHVKPPELEILKATRTEARAKSTFDEANARSFTDEEFEDMIKSAERIDFLYGHFFDVELVNGELVNAFEQLVQNVQRLENEPVWAPSMWVQ encoded by the exons ATGCTAGAAGCAGTTATGGCATCGGACATCAACTGGGATCCTG CTCTTTCCAAGCTGATCAGCACGCTCAAGGAGTCGGAGAATCTGTCCAATGACCAGGAAATCGACTTCCTGAAGGCCCTGCTTGAATCCAAGGAACTGAACGCCCTGGTCAATGTTCACACAAAGGTGGCCAAGGTGGGTCGGGATGATCGCCTGGCCCCCGTGCTCTCCACCTCTGCCCAGGTGTTGTACGAGGTCCTGGAGCAACTGTCCCAGCACTGTCATCTGAACGATGACTGCAAGGAGGCCTTTCACTTGCTGCAGGACTCCCACCTGCAG CACCTTCTGTTTGCCCACGATGCGATTGCCCAGAAGGACTTCTACCCGCACCTGCCGGAGGCGCCTGTCGAAatggacgaggacgaggagacCATCAAGATTGTGCAGCTCGTCAAGAGCAACGAGCCCCTG ACAGGAGCACAGAGTGCGGAGCCAATTGTT GGCGCCACCATTAAAACGGACGAGGAGTCGGGCAAGATAATCATCGCCAGAATCATGCACGGCGGCGCTGCAGATCGCTCCGGGTTGATTCACGTCGGCGACGAGGTCATCGAGGTCAACAACATCAACGTGGAGGGCAAGACGCCGGGCGATGTGCTCACCATACTG CAAAATTCGGAGGGCACCATTACCTTTAAGCTGGTTCCCGCGGACAACAAGGGCGCCCAGCGCGAGTCCAAGGTGCGGGTGAGGGCCCACTTTGACTACAATCCAGATGTGGATCCGTACATCCCGTGCAAGGAGGCGGGTCTGGCCTTCCAGCGCGGCGATGTGTTGCATATTGTGGCCCAGGACGATGCCTACTGGTGGCAGGCGCGCAAGGAGCACGAGCGCTCGGCGAGAGCCGGTTTGATACCCAGCCGGGCGCTGCAGGAGCGCCGCATCCTCCACGACCGTACACAGAAGAACGGCACCGATCTGGACTCGAAGC CCGGATCATGCGCCTCACTATGCACCACCCCACCTGGCTCCCCGCGTCTGCCTGCGAGTAGCAGCACCTCCTCCTGCCGCCAGCCCAAGACTAAAAAGATCATGTATGATTTAACAGAGAACGACGACTTCGACCGCGAGCAGATCGCCACGTACGAGGAGGTGGCCAAGTTGTATCCACGGCCCGGAGTCTTCAGGCCCATAGTGCTCATCGGAGCACCCGGCGTGGGGCGGAATGAACTGCGCCGTCGGCTAATAGCCCGGGATCCCGAGAAGTTCCGCAGTCCGGTGCCGT ACACCACCCGACCAATGCGCACAGGTGAAGTGGCCGGACGAGAGTACATCTTTGTGGCCCGCGAGAAAATGGACGCGGACATCGAGGCGGGAAAATTCGTGGAGCATGGCGAGTACAAGGGCCATTTGTACGGAACATCGGCGGAGAGTGTCAAGTCGATTGTGAATGCCGGATGCGTATGTGTGCTGAGTCCGCACTACCAGGCGATCAAGACTCTGCGCACAGCTCAGCTGAAGCCCTTCCTCATCCATGTGAAGCCCCCAGAGTTGGAGATCCTGAAGGCCACGCGAACGGAGGCGCGTGCAAAATCCACATTCGACGAGGCGAATGCCAGGAGTTTTACAGACGAAGAGTTCGAGGACATGATCAAGTCTGCCGAACGCATCGATTTCCTGTACGGACACTTCTTCGACGTAGAGCTGGTCAACGGCGAACTGGTCAACGCTTTCGAGCAGCTGGTCCAGAATGTGCAGCGCCTGGAGAACGAGCCAGTATGGGCACCATCCATGTGGGTGCAGTAG
- the LOC6733941 gene encoding MAGUK p55 subfamily member 7 isoform X2 yields MLEAVMASDINWDPALSKLISTLKESENLSNDQEIDFLKALLESKELNALVNVHTKVAKVGRDDRLAPVLSTSAQVLYEVLEQLSQHCHLNDDCKEAFHLLQDSHLQHLLFAHDAIAQKDFYPHLPEAPVEMDEDEETIKIVQLVKSNEPLGATIKTDEESGKIIIARIMHGGAADRSGLIHVGDEVIEVNNINVEGKTPGDVLTILQNSEGTITFKLVPADNKGAQRESKVRVRAHFDYNPDVDPYIPCKEAGLAFQRGDVLHIVAQDDAYWWQARKEHERSARAGLIPSRALQERRILHDRTQKNGTDLDSKPGSCASLCTTPPGSPRLPASSSTSSCRQPKTKKIMYDLTENDDFDREQIATYEEVAKLYPRPGVFRPIVLIGAPGVGRNELRRRLIARDPEKFRSPVPYTTRPMRTGEVAGREYIFVAREKMDADIEAGKFVEHGEYKGHLYGTSAESVKSIVNAGCVCVLSPHYQAIKTLRTAQLKPFLIHVKPPELEILKATRTEARAKSTFDEANARSFTDEEFEDMIKSAERIDFLYGHFFDVELVNGELVNAFEQLVQNVQRLENEPVWAPSMWVQ; encoded by the exons ATGCTAGAAGCAGTTATGGCATCGGACATCAACTGGGATCCTG CTCTTTCCAAGCTGATCAGCACGCTCAAGGAGTCGGAGAATCTGTCCAATGACCAGGAAATCGACTTCCTGAAGGCCCTGCTTGAATCCAAGGAACTGAACGCCCTGGTCAATGTTCACACAAAGGTGGCCAAGGTGGGTCGGGATGATCGCCTGGCCCCCGTGCTCTCCACCTCTGCCCAGGTGTTGTACGAGGTCCTGGAGCAACTGTCCCAGCACTGTCATCTGAACGATGACTGCAAGGAGGCCTTTCACTTGCTGCAGGACTCCCACCTGCAG CACCTTCTGTTTGCCCACGATGCGATTGCCCAGAAGGACTTCTACCCGCACCTGCCGGAGGCGCCTGTCGAAatggacgaggacgaggagacCATCAAGATTGTGCAGCTCGTCAAGAGCAACGAGCCCCTG GGCGCCACCATTAAAACGGACGAGGAGTCGGGCAAGATAATCATCGCCAGAATCATGCACGGCGGCGCTGCAGATCGCTCCGGGTTGATTCACGTCGGCGACGAGGTCATCGAGGTCAACAACATCAACGTGGAGGGCAAGACGCCGGGCGATGTGCTCACCATACTG CAAAATTCGGAGGGCACCATTACCTTTAAGCTGGTTCCCGCGGACAACAAGGGCGCCCAGCGCGAGTCCAAGGTGCGGGTGAGGGCCCACTTTGACTACAATCCAGATGTGGATCCGTACATCCCGTGCAAGGAGGCGGGTCTGGCCTTCCAGCGCGGCGATGTGTTGCATATTGTGGCCCAGGACGATGCCTACTGGTGGCAGGCGCGCAAGGAGCACGAGCGCTCGGCGAGAGCCGGTTTGATACCCAGCCGGGCGCTGCAGGAGCGCCGCATCCTCCACGACCGTACACAGAAGAACGGCACCGATCTGGACTCGAAGC CCGGATCATGCGCCTCACTATGCACCACCCCACCTGGCTCCCCGCGTCTGCCTGCGAGTAGCAGCACCTCCTCCTGCCGCCAGCCCAAGACTAAAAAGATCATGTATGATTTAACAGAGAACGACGACTTCGACCGCGAGCAGATCGCCACGTACGAGGAGGTGGCCAAGTTGTATCCACGGCCCGGAGTCTTCAGGCCCATAGTGCTCATCGGAGCACCCGGCGTGGGGCGGAATGAACTGCGCCGTCGGCTAATAGCCCGGGATCCCGAGAAGTTCCGCAGTCCGGTGCCGT ACACCACCCGACCAATGCGCACAGGTGAAGTGGCCGGACGAGAGTACATCTTTGTGGCCCGCGAGAAAATGGACGCGGACATCGAGGCGGGAAAATTCGTGGAGCATGGCGAGTACAAGGGCCATTTGTACGGAACATCGGCGGAGAGTGTCAAGTCGATTGTGAATGCCGGATGCGTATGTGTGCTGAGTCCGCACTACCAGGCGATCAAGACTCTGCGCACAGCTCAGCTGAAGCCCTTCCTCATCCATGTGAAGCCCCCAGAGTTGGAGATCCTGAAGGCCACGCGAACGGAGGCGCGTGCAAAATCCACATTCGACGAGGCGAATGCCAGGAGTTTTACAGACGAAGAGTTCGAGGACATGATCAAGTCTGCCGAACGCATCGATTTCCTGTACGGACACTTCTTCGACGTAGAGCTGGTCAACGGCGAACTGGTCAACGCTTTCGAGCAGCTGGTCCAGAATGTGCAGCGCCTGGAGAACGAGCCAGTATGGGCACCATCCATGTGGGTGCAGTAG
- the LOC6733942 gene encoding glycine-rich protein 5 — MRCDLQVHFLLLLGIGAWWTGAHSLGGGGIGAVGGVAAIGGVGGIGGVQQAPVVQQVPVVQQVPVVQQVPLIQQQPQALGLAGGGGFIGGGIGGGAGFGRYKESYRVRARGFGGGYRARYDKKFGGGFAGFGAAGGAGLAGGGLLG; from the coding sequence ATGAGGTGCGATCTTCAAGTGCATTTCTTGCTATTACTGGGAATTGGGGCTTGGTGGACGGGAGCCCATTCCCTGGGAGGAGGTGGCATCGGAGCGGTTGGAGGAGTGGCAGCCATTGGCGGAGTGGGTGGCATCGGAGGTGTCCAGCAGGCTCCTGTTGTGCAACAAGTGCCCGTTGTCCAACAGGTTCCCGTCGTGCAACAGGTGCCCCTCATCCAACAGCAGCCGCAAGCTCTTGGCCTCGCAGGTGGAGGTGGGTTCATTGGTGGCGGAATCGGAGGTGGAGCTGGATTTGGACGCTACAAGGAAAGCTATCGTGTGCGAGCAAGGGGATTCGGCGGTGGATACCGCGCCCGGTACGACAAGAAATTTGGAGGAGGATTCGCCGGATTCGGTGCTGCTGGAGGAGCGGGCCTAGCTGGTGGCGGTCTCCTTGGATAA
- the LOC6733943 gene encoding glycine-rich protein 5: MLWQTVYLLVLACAVVSTTPILSSVDEESVRKPRHIGGFGGGGVVGGGIVGGGIIGGGGVAAPIVAAPAIQTVPVVSTVPIITTVPVIQTIPSYGYGYGGGYPIGGGLGGLGGIGGGGGFVGGAVGFAKFKGGFFG; the protein is encoded by the coding sequence ATGTTGTGGCAAACGGTCTACCTGCTCGTCTTGGCGTGCGCCGTTGTCAGCACCACACCGATCCTCTCCAGCGTCGACGAGGAGAGCGTTAGAAAACCCCGTCACATTGGAGGATTTGGAGGTGGCGGAGTCGTAGGAGGTGGCATCGTAGGAGGCGGCATCAtcggaggcggaggagttgCTGCCCCCATAGTGGCAGCCCCTGCTATCCAAACAGTTCCCGTTGTGTCCACTGTGCCCATCATCACCACTGTTCCCGTCATACAGACGATACCCAGCTATGGCTATGGATATGGCGGTGGCTACCCCATTGGAGGAGGATTGGGCGGACTTGGTGGcatcggcggcggcggcggattCGTTGGCGGCGCTGTTGGATTTGCCAAGTTCAAAGGCGGTTTCTTTGGCTAG
- the LOC6733944 gene encoding uncharacterized protein LOC6733944, translating into MDHKWIIFFFSIAALLLCNFVRADETETEVVEEEPSSIQLLEAGETAQADATDENVRKVRQYFGPPPFGPPPPPFFGPPPPPYYGGGFGGGFGGGFQRTRVVTRTRYRGRGGYYGGGFYG; encoded by the coding sequence ATGGATCACAAGTGgataatatttttcttcagCATTGCTGCTTTGCTCTTGTGCAATTTTGTAAGAGCCGatgaaacggaaacggaagtggtggaggaggagccaAGTTCCATTCAGCTGCTGGAGGCCGGGGAAACCGCACAGGCTGATGCCACAGACGAGAACGTTAGGAAAGTGCGCCAGTACTTTGGACCACCACCGTTTggaccaccgccaccaccgtTCTTTGGACCACCTCCACCGCCGTACTACGGCGGTGGTTTTGGTGGTGGATTCGGCGGTGGTTTCCAGAGAACTCGAGTGGTCACCCGCACCCGTTACCGCGGACGCGGTGGTTACTACGGCGGTGGATTCTACGGTTAA
- the LOC6733945 gene encoding uncharacterized protein LOC6733945: MFRLLLLWITVGLVAALDEREFDPQVAPPQSSVPKPFQLWRSFASHVRLVFSRLQPKSPTPPTVKTRTGITTTTPEPELQFYGALNPIYQIGNF, translated from the exons ATGTTccgcttgctgctgctgtggatcACTGTGGGACTGGTGGCAGCTCTGGATGAGCGGGAGTTTGATCCACAGGTGGCACCACCTCAAAGTTCAG TTCCAAAACCCTTTCAGCTGTGGCGAAGTTTTGCGAGTCATGTGCGTCTTGTCTTCAGTCGCCTTCAACCAAAATCACCAACTCCGCCCACCGTTAAGACGAGAACGGGTATAACTACCACCACTCCCGAACCTGAACTGCAGTTCTATGGAGCTCTGAATCCCATATACCAAATAGGGAACTTTTAA
- the LOC6733946 gene encoding glycine-rich RNA-binding protein 2 — translation MKFLALSLALIAVISCSLAIPVDFDNGEPLTLLELEAEQEPQVDELEGERVVRGLGGLGGLGGKFGGFGGLGGLKGGFGGLGHGFGGGFGGHGFGGGFGGLGSFKSLFGKKFR, via the coding sequence ATGAAGTTCCTTGCCCTGAGTCTCGCCCTGATCGCCGTGATCTCCTGCTCTCTGGCCATACCTGTGGATTTCGACAATGGAGAACCACTGACACTCTTGGAATTGGAGGCGGAACAGGAGCCACAAGTGGATGAACTGGAGGGCGAGAGAGTGGTACGAGGACTAGGAGGACTGGGAGGACTTGGCGGCAAGTTCGGCGGCTTCGGAGGACTCGGCGGCTTGAAGGGAGGATTCGGTGGTCTGGGACACGGCTTTGGCGGTGGATTTGGAGGACACGGTTTCGGCGGCGGCTTCGGTGGACTCGGCAGCTTCAAGAGCCTATTCGGCAAGAAGTTCCGCTAA